Proteins found in one Fibrobacter sp. genomic segment:
- the bioA gene encoding adenosylmethionine--8-amino-7-oxononanoate transaminase, with translation MKNLDALQKFDSEHLWHPYAALRNTPARFLATSAQGTKIHTADGLELIDAVSSWWCVAHGHNAPEITEAIRKQSEKLSHVMFGGFTHEPAIELGEKLVKFLPKGLNKIFYADSGSIAVECAAKMAVQYQYALGRPERCKLVALKGGYHGDTAGAMALSDPDGMHTLFRGIMPQHYFAERPNCRADGEWDDRDFESMEQVVAEHENEIAAIICEPVFQGGNGMWLYNAGYLRRLRKLCDEKGILLIFDEIAAGFFRTGPKWGMEHAWSASGSEDVLPDIMTIGKALTGGHITMAACVASEMVADTITNSKISAFMHGPTYMANPLACAAGIASLNLFESRDYGSRVAKIEARLRANLEPLRNLENAADVRVLGAIGCLELKAIPTSDDILRVIKETGVWIRPFCNCVYTMPPLITSDAEIDQICEAIKMIGQCEPGPVSDDEFHE, from the coding sequence CTGCGCAATACGCCGGCACGTTTCTTGGCAACATCTGCACAAGGCACAAAGATCCACACCGCCGACGGCTTGGAACTGATCGATGCCGTTTCCAGCTGGTGGTGCGTGGCCCACGGCCACAACGCTCCCGAAATTACAGAAGCAATTCGCAAGCAGAGCGAAAAGTTGAGCCACGTGATGTTCGGCGGATTCACACATGAACCCGCCATCGAACTTGGGGAAAAGCTGGTGAAGTTCTTGCCCAAGGGACTGAACAAGATTTTCTATGCAGATTCCGGCAGCATCGCTGTGGAATGCGCCGCCAAGATGGCGGTACAGTACCAATATGCTTTGGGTAGACCCGAACGCTGCAAACTGGTCGCTTTAAAGGGCGGATACCACGGCGACACCGCAGGTGCAATGGCTTTAAGCGACCCCGATGGAATGCACACGCTGTTCCGCGGAATCATGCCTCAGCATTATTTTGCAGAACGCCCCAACTGTCGCGCCGACGGTGAATGGGACGACCGCGATTTTGAAAGCATGGAGCAGGTGGTTGCCGAACACGAAAATGAAATTGCAGCCATTATTTGCGAGCCCGTTTTCCAGGGCGGAAACGGCATGTGGCTCTACAATGCAGGCTATTTAAGAAGACTGCGCAAGCTTTGTGATGAAAAAGGCATCCTGCTGATCTTCGATGAAATCGCCGCAGGATTTTTCCGTACTGGTCCCAAGTGGGGCATGGAACACGCCTGGAGCGCCTCGGGCAGCGAAGACGTTCTGCCGGATATTATGACCATCGGCAAGGCCCTTACCGGTGGCCACATTACCATGGCGGCATGCGTCGCCTCCGAAATGGTGGCAGACACCATTACCAACAGCAAGATTTCCGCATTCATGCACGGTCCCACCTACATGGCAAACCCGCTGGCATGCGCTGCAGGCATCGCTTCTTTGAACTTATTTGAAAGTCGCGACTATGGCTCCCGCGTTGCAAAAATCGAAGCACGCCTCCGCGCCAACCTGGAACCTCTTCGCAATCTGGAAAACGCAGCAGACGTCCGCGTTCTCGGAGCCATCGGCTGCCTGGAACTGAAGGCCATCCCCACCTCCGACGACATTCTCCGCGTCATCAAGGAAACTGGCGTGTGGATTCGCCCCTTCTGCAACTGCGTCTATACCATGCCACCCCTCATTACAAGCGACGCAGAAATCGACCAGATTTGCGAAGCCATCAAGATGATAGGCCAATGTGAACCTGGCCCCGTCAGCGATGACGAATTCCACGAGTAA
- a CDS encoding 6-carboxyhexanoate--CoA ligase has translation MDYYSLKMRASEEVEDETAEVLADGSRPTREQHISGAERIVTRDAVEEVCQAMVRRAMNHPKGDPDKINIKIEKVPKEEIQILDALPVTRIDVDTWQEGLEKAFELVEKSVAKAAHNNSVILSEAKNPAFLADFRQQLPELLRATFPMRGAMLYDIRTGNRLEPNQERGVRATYMDALKSNTVDARETGAAPSANKNHFNEAIVLATKVANAPGIVAELCISDDPDYVTGYVGSLELGYVRIMKLKEMGDPNGGRIFLFDSNKATAEECIDFLQKKKVLVRCP, from the coding sequence ATGGACTACTACAGCTTAAAAATGCGCGCCTCTGAAGAGGTCGAGGACGAAACCGCCGAAGTTCTTGCAGACGGAAGTCGCCCCACCCGCGAGCAGCATATTTCCGGTGCTGAACGCATCGTCACTCGTGACGCTGTAGAAGAAGTTTGCCAGGCCATGGTGCGCCGCGCCATGAATCACCCCAAGGGCGATCCCGACAAAATCAACATCAAGATCGAGAAAGTCCCCAAAGAAGAAATCCAGATTCTGGACGCGCTTCCCGTGACCCGCATCGATGTTGACACCTGGCAGGAAGGTTTAGAAAAAGCATTCGAGCTGGTGGAAAAATCCGTCGCCAAGGCAGCACACAACAATAGTGTCATTCTGAGCGAAGCGAAGAATCCAGCATTCCTCGCCGACTTCCGCCAGCAACTCCCGGAACTTCTCCGAGCCACTTTCCCCATGCGCGGGGCCATGCTGTACGACATCCGCACCGGCAACCGCCTGGAACCAAATCAGGAACGAGGAGTTCGCGCCACCTACATGGACGCTCTAAAGTCCAACACCGTGGACGCCCGCGAAACGGGAGCCGCTCCCAGCGCAAATAAAAATCATTTTAACGAAGCCATCGTCCTTGCCACCAAGGTGGCGAACGCTCCCGGCATCGTTGCAGAACTTTGCATCAGCGATGATCCCGATTACGTCACCGGCTACGTAGGCAGCCTGGAACTTGGCTACGTCCGCATCATGAAGCTGAAGGAAATGGGCGACCCCAACGGCGGCCGCATTTTCCTCTTTGATTCAAACAAGGCCACCGCCGAAGAATGCATCGACTTCTTGCAAAAGAAAAAAGTGCTGGTGCGCTGTCCTTAA
- a CDS encoding MFS transporter, whose amino-acid sequence MFTLKPHAGIPRSLTLMLAIMAGISVANIYYCQPLLNMIRMDMGISEFYVNLMPVLTQVGYALGLLFIVPLGDMIDRRRIVLANFTLLIFGLFSIYFSTNAVMLLAGSFVTGICSVTPQIFMPMVSLFSRPDEKELKTGMVLSGLLTGILASRVCSGLVGEWLGWRSMFLIAAAMMLTSTAVVFKALPNVPTTYRGTFFSMLKSIGELFVQFSQARIYSIRSGFAFGSFLALWACLAFRMKQAPFFQDSKTVGLLGLCGIAGALTASRIGKYIKRFGVEKFCNAGNFLMAAAWATFYFGSNSYAAIIAGIILIDIGMQFIQLGNQSSVMKLCPEATSRMNTIFMTIYFIGGSLGTFLSGSFWTLWGWNGTVFAGLLLTALSFITTAVSYCRK is encoded by the coding sequence ATGTTCACCCTTAAGCCACACGCAGGAATTCCCCGTTCCCTCACGTTGATGCTTGCCATTATGGCGGGCATTTCGGTGGCGAACATTTATTACTGCCAGCCCCTGCTGAACATGATCCGCATGGACATGGGGATTTCGGAATTCTATGTGAATCTCATGCCGGTGCTCACACAGGTGGGTTACGCCCTGGGCCTGCTTTTTATCGTGCCGCTGGGCGACATGATTGACCGCCGCCGCATCGTGCTAGCAAATTTCACCCTGCTGATTTTCGGGCTTTTCTCCATCTACTTTTCTACAAACGCCGTGATGCTTCTGGCAGGTTCCTTCGTTACTGGCATCTGCTCCGTGACGCCGCAAATCTTTATGCCCATGGTTTCCCTGTTTTCAAGGCCTGACGAAAAGGAACTGAAAACCGGCATGGTCTTAAGCGGCCTCCTTACAGGAATTCTCGCCTCCCGCGTGTGCAGCGGACTTGTGGGCGAATGGCTTGGCTGGCGTTCCATGTTCCTCATTGCAGCCGCCATGATGCTGACGTCTACCGCAGTTGTGTTCAAGGCATTGCCCAACGTACCCACCACTTACCGAGGCACATTTTTCAGCATGCTGAAATCCATCGGGGAACTTTTTGTGCAGTTCTCCCAGGCACGAATCTACAGCATCCGCTCGGGATTTGCCTTCGGCTCCTTTTTAGCGCTGTGGGCATGCCTCGCCTTCCGTATGAAGCAGGCCCCCTTCTTCCAGGACAGCAAAACCGTTGGGCTTCTGGGACTCTGCGGAATCGCCGGCGCCCTGACCGCTTCTCGCATCGGCAAGTACATCAAACGCTTCGGCGTAGAAAAATTCTGCAACGCAGGCAACTTCCTCATGGCCGCCGCCTGGGCCACCTTCTACTTCGGAAGCAACAGCTACGCCGCCATCATCGCGGGCATCATCCTCATCGATATCGGCATGCAATTTATCCAGCTGGGTAATCAAAGTTCCGTCATGAAACTCTGCCCCGAAGCCACCAGCCGCATGAACACCATCTTCATGACCATTTACTTTATCGGCGGCTCCCTGGGCACATTCCTTTCCGGCTCCTTCTGGACGCTCTGGGGTTGGAACGGCACCGTCTTCGCCGGACTTCTCCTCACCGCACTCTCGTTTATAACAACTGCCGTCAGTTATTGCAGGAAGTAA